In Amycolatopsis coloradensis, one genomic interval encodes:
- a CDS encoding alcohol dehydrogenase catalytic domain-containing protein, whose protein sequence is MDVPFPAPQRDEVVVKVAVCGVCRADLARIDSAVQPRMPVYTPGHEAAGVVAAVGEDVRSWAPGDRVVVAAGRECHDCPECREGLGSDRCSDLQLMAVHYDGAWAEYLVTSATALVAVPDAVPLEHAAVLCGAVSTPYGAIDTAGLRPAEAVGVWSSGGHGAHLVQVARICGASPIIALDGSPEVRERALEWGADVALDPANKRVASYIGEITRGRGLDVAFDFVGRESTFEQANAVLGERGRLVLVKAASDGPPVENFPSGAEEGRTIVGHTGYRVRHLRDLVELAERGRLDVSASISSILPLARVAEGLSKVRESEGDPLLLLLRP, encoded by the coding sequence ATGGACGTGCCGTTTCCGGCGCCGCAGCGGGACGAAGTCGTGGTCAAAGTCGCTGTCTGCGGCGTCTGCCGAGCCGATTTGGCCCGTATCGACAGTGCGGTCCAGCCTCGGATGCCGGTCTACACGCCGGGACATGAAGCGGCCGGCGTTGTCGCGGCCGTCGGGGAAGACGTGCGGTCGTGGGCGCCTGGTGACCGGGTTGTCGTCGCGGCCGGCCGGGAGTGTCACGACTGTCCCGAGTGCCGGGAAGGACTCGGATCGGACAGGTGTTCCGATCTTCAGCTGATGGCTGTGCACTACGACGGTGCGTGGGCCGAGTACCTGGTCACCTCCGCGACCGCGTTGGTCGCTGTCCCCGACGCCGTTCCGCTGGAGCACGCTGCTGTTCTGTGCGGGGCGGTGTCCACTCCGTACGGTGCCATCGACACGGCAGGGCTGCGACCCGCCGAAGCCGTCGGCGTTTGGAGTTCGGGCGGGCACGGCGCCCATCTGGTCCAGGTGGCCCGGATCTGTGGGGCTTCGCCGATCATCGCCCTTGACGGCAGTCCGGAGGTCCGTGAGCGGGCACTCGAATGGGGTGCGGACGTCGCTCTCGACCCGGCGAACAAACGCGTTGCCTCTTATATAGGGGAAATCACGAGGGGCCGGGGTCTGGACGTGGCGTTCGATTTCGTCGGGCGCGAGTCGACGTTCGAGCAAGCGAATGCCGTTCTCGGTGAGCGGGGCCGTCTGGTTCTGGTGAAAGCAGCTTCGGACGGCCCGCCGGTCGAAAATTTTCCTTCCGGCGCCGAGGAAGGCCGAACCATCGTCGGCCACACCGGGTACCGAGTTCGTCATCTGCGGGATCTGGTGGAACTCGCCGAGCGTGGGCGGCTGGACGTCTCGGCGTCGATAAGTTCGATCCTTCCCCTGGCGCGCGTTGCGGAAGGGCTCTCCAAGGTGCGTGAGAGTGAGGGCGATCCACTCCTGCTGCTGCTCCGGCCCTGA
- a CDS encoding MFS transporter — MAILGFLLIVLDGFDGVTLGLVIPTLEVEWGVDASAFTLPLVLTGIGTAVGYSGSGWASARFGRRRVILSGTTLFAIGSAWTAVVTTMPPLSVARLLTGVGLGVIVPPATSLAADNGPPHRRELITVLVSLGLAVGPTIGGILAGPLIGSYGWRSVLWAGTLLPVLLLPVLWWGMREPADDRRPPSEPAQAAFRLLFTRDRRSATLLLWAVFLLVVATIGVITTWAPVLVADYGLSPTEAPMGIAAFGFGGMLGGSVLVLLTTRFRAINVVVSTTMLGALILFVAARAPLTHTGLLIALCGIGMCLIATANGSMAVAMSTYPGPLRTTGVGWAVALGRVGGVIGPAYAGALAAMRVSSRDIVLYTCVLMTAAALLNIVLALRIRRRPEAAEAR; from the coding sequence GTGGCGATACTCGGTTTCCTGCTCATCGTCCTCGACGGTTTCGACGGCGTCACCTTGGGTCTGGTGATCCCCACCCTCGAGGTCGAGTGGGGTGTCGACGCGTCCGCCTTCACGCTTCCGCTGGTCCTCACGGGCATCGGAACGGCCGTCGGCTACTCGGGTTCAGGGTGGGCCAGTGCCCGCTTCGGGCGCCGTCGTGTGATCCTCTCGGGTACGACACTCTTCGCCATCGGTTCGGCTTGGACGGCTGTCGTCACGACCATGCCGCCGTTGTCCGTGGCACGACTGCTCACCGGTGTGGGTCTCGGGGTCATCGTGCCCCCTGCGACCTCGTTGGCCGCCGACAACGGTCCTCCCCACCGGAGGGAGTTGATCACGGTCCTTGTCAGCCTCGGCTTGGCCGTTGGACCGACCATCGGCGGGATCTTGGCCGGCCCGCTCATCGGGTCCTATGGCTGGCGCTCCGTCCTCTGGGCCGGCACCCTGCTCCCCGTGCTGTTGCTGCCTGTCCTGTGGTGGGGCATGCGCGAGCCTGCCGACGATCGACGACCGCCGTCCGAGCCGGCTCAGGCGGCGTTCCGGCTCCTTTTCACTCGAGACCGTCGTTCGGCGACACTGCTGCTTTGGGCGGTCTTCCTCCTGGTGGTGGCCACCATCGGGGTCATCACCACCTGGGCGCCCGTACTCGTGGCCGACTACGGGCTGAGCCCGACCGAGGCCCCGATGGGGATCGCCGCCTTCGGTTTCGGCGGCATGCTCGGTGGCTCGGTTCTGGTCCTGTTGACGACCCGGTTCCGGGCGATCAATGTGGTCGTCTCGACCACGATGCTCGGTGCGCTGATCTTGTTCGTGGCCGCGCGGGCGCCGTTGACTCACACCGGACTGCTGATCGCCCTGTGCGGTATCGGAATGTGTTTGATCGCCACCGCGAACGGCTCCATGGCCGTCGCCATGTCGACCTACCCCGGTCCACTTCGTACCACCGGCGTCGGATGGGCCGTCGCGCTCGGCCGCGTCGGCGGCGTCATCGGCCCCGCCTACGCCGGCGCGCTCGCCGCCATGCGGGTTTCTTCCCGGGACATAGTTCTTTACACCTGCGTACTCATGACCGCGGCTGCTCTGCTCAACATCGTGCTCGCCCTTCGCATCCGACGGCGTCCAGAAGCGGCTGAAGCCCGATAG
- a CDS encoding AfsR/SARP family transcriptional regulator, producing the protein MGVNEVTLGAPRQRAVLAILAIRANQTVTRSELIDGVWGDAPPASVEGSVHTYIHGLRRALSVAGDAVLTRTGAGYQLALGPRQLDLTVVESQLSDARGLARAGKGSAAADLIGECLALWRGIPLSGLPGPFADSERVRLTELRYRLVEERAELMLAAGRHRELISDLGEAVEAEPFREGFRAQLMLALYRSGRRADALAEFEAVRRLLADELGLDPEAALTDLHLRMLRSDPELDSPTKAVAPPRSRKPAQLPHEAPDFVGRTSELEQLSRWCVTERSSDKALVISAIDGAGGIGKTTLAVRFARSVAPNYPDGQLYLDLRGFDPNRVPLSTTDALGQLLWALGSARQRSEPDALASMYRTLLADKRVLILLDNAASTEQVRDLLPGTSNSLVLITSRNRLSGLVARDGARRLTLGLLTEPEALDLLRNTVGRRRVDDEEAAAAELVRLCGYLPLALRVAAERISGSPDTSLRELVESLHAAQDRLDNLHVDDDEMTSVRSVISWSYNALDQELARTFRLLGLVRAPKIGASAAAALIDRPVAKTGELLRVLSEQHLLEPESGRYTFHDLIKVYAGEMAHSEESPEKLREAIRALMIWYLSSMRATLRRLIKDYPLPHSGVPETTHPLPDFDTREAMWGWYEEETKNVTALIEHAAELGEHEIAWQLTWCTYNSFYSSGLISEWIQILTIALSSTEQLADPGPQARILMFLGIAYSRLGRNEVAVEYLERGLALARRIENDHLKSSMLANLASTLREMKRYEEGIAYAREAVQLAKPDSPHYQKAGSIDALCELYVESGQPEQALHYGELGLEAARACAAGLLEANLTVNVAHAHRDMADMGTATRVYESALELCANLGDRYHQALALLGLAELRRRIAQYDTAREHALRALEIFIDLDGEEADVARALLESLEEEAIP; encoded by the coding sequence GTGGGCGTGAACGAGGTCACTCTCGGTGCTCCTCGGCAGCGTGCCGTCCTCGCTATTCTCGCGATACGTGCCAACCAGACGGTCACGCGCTCGGAACTCATCGATGGCGTCTGGGGTGATGCGCCACCGGCGTCCGTCGAAGGCAGTGTGCACACCTACATCCACGGCCTCCGCCGCGCACTGTCCGTAGCGGGCGATGCCGTGCTCACACGCACTGGAGCAGGCTATCAACTCGCCCTCGGTCCCCGTCAGCTCGATTTGACGGTGGTCGAATCACAGCTCAGTGACGCACGCGGCTTGGCGCGAGCAGGCAAGGGTTCGGCCGCGGCCGATCTGATCGGTGAATGCCTCGCGTTGTGGCGGGGCATTCCCTTGTCCGGACTACCAGGCCCCTTCGCGGACTCGGAGCGTGTGCGCCTGACAGAACTCCGTTACCGACTTGTCGAGGAGCGGGCGGAACTGATGCTCGCGGCAGGCAGGCATCGAGAGCTCATCTCGGACCTCGGCGAAGCTGTGGAAGCGGAGCCCTTCCGGGAAGGCTTCCGGGCGCAGCTCATGCTGGCGCTGTACCGAAGCGGGCGGCGTGCGGACGCGTTGGCGGAGTTCGAAGCGGTACGCCGGTTGCTGGCCGACGAGCTCGGGCTCGATCCCGAAGCCGCGTTGACCGACCTGCACCTGCGTATGTTGCGCTCCGATCCCGAACTGGATTCGCCGACCAAAGCGGTCGCACCGCCACGCTCCCGGAAGCCGGCCCAGCTACCGCACGAGGCACCGGACTTCGTCGGCCGGACAAGCGAACTCGAACAGCTGTCGAGGTGGTGCGTCACGGAGCGGTCGAGTGACAAGGCACTAGTCATCTCGGCGATCGACGGCGCGGGCGGAATCGGCAAGACCACGCTCGCGGTGCGGTTCGCCAGGTCGGTCGCCCCGAATTACCCGGACGGCCAACTGTACCTGGATCTTCGCGGTTTCGACCCGAACCGCGTGCCGCTCAGTACCACCGATGCCCTCGGCCAGTTGCTCTGGGCTCTGGGCAGCGCACGACAGCGATCAGAACCGGACGCGCTCGCCTCGATGTACCGGACTCTGCTCGCCGATAAACGAGTGCTCATCCTTCTGGACAACGCGGCATCGACCGAGCAGGTGCGCGATCTGCTCCCCGGCACGTCGAACAGCCTGGTACTGATCACCAGCCGCAACCGGCTCAGCGGCCTGGTGGCCAGGGACGGAGCGCGCAGGCTCACCTTGGGACTGCTGACCGAACCCGAAGCGCTGGACCTGCTGCGCAACACGGTCGGCCGGCGACGGGTCGACGATGAGGAGGCCGCGGCGGCCGAACTCGTCCGGCTGTGCGGCTACCTTCCGCTGGCCCTGCGGGTCGCCGCCGAGAGGATTTCGGGAAGTCCGGATACGAGCCTGCGTGAACTCGTCGAGAGCCTGCATGCCGCACAGGACCGATTGGACAACCTTCATGTCGACGACGACGAGATGACCTCGGTGCGCAGTGTCATCTCCTGGTCCTACAACGCGCTCGACCAGGAACTGGCGAGGACGTTCCGCCTGCTGGGCCTGGTCCGCGCCCCGAAGATCGGCGCCTCGGCCGCGGCCGCGCTCATCGACCGGCCGGTCGCCAAGACCGGAGAACTCCTCCGCGTCTTGAGCGAACAGCATCTGCTCGAACCCGAATCCGGCCGATACACCTTCCACGACCTCATCAAGGTCTATGCCGGCGAAATGGCGCACAGTGAAGAGTCGCCGGAGAAGCTTCGCGAAGCGATCCGGGCGCTGATGATCTGGTACCTGTCCAGCATGCGGGCGACGCTTCGACGCCTGATCAAAGACTACCCGTTGCCGCACAGTGGCGTTCCGGAAACCACGCATCCGCTGCCGGATTTCGATACACGCGAGGCGATGTGGGGCTGGTACGAAGAGGAAACCAAGAACGTAACGGCCTTGATCGAACATGCGGCGGAACTCGGCGAACACGAGATCGCCTGGCAATTGACCTGGTGCACCTATAACAGCTTCTATTCCTCGGGGCTGATTTCGGAATGGATCCAGATCCTCACCATCGCGCTGTCCTCCACTGAGCAGCTTGCCGATCCGGGCCCCCAAGCACGCATTCTGATGTTCCTGGGTATCGCGTACTCGCGACTAGGCCGGAACGAGGTCGCGGTCGAGTACCTCGAACGAGGTCTCGCCTTGGCCCGCCGGATCGAAAACGATCATCTGAAGTCGAGCATGTTGGCGAATCTGGCGTCCACGCTGCGCGAAATGAAAAGGTACGAAGAGGGTATTGCTTACGCCCGCGAGGCAGTCCAGCTGGCGAAGCCCGATTCGCCGCATTACCAGAAGGCAGGCAGCATAGACGCACTCTGCGAGTTGTACGTCGAATCCGGCCAGCCCGAACAGGCACTGCACTATGGCGAACTCGGCTTGGAGGCCGCGCGCGCCTGCGCCGCGGGGCTGCTTGAGGCCAACTTGACGGTGAATGTCGCACACGCGCACCGGGATATGGCGGACATGGGGACGGCGACCCGCGTGTACGAATCAGCACTGGAACTGTGCGCCAACCTGGGAGACCGCTATCACCAAGCCCTTGCCCTGCTGGGGCTGGCGGAACTTCGCCGCCGGATTGCTCAGTACGACACCGCCAGGGAGCATGCGCTGCGAGCGCTGGAAATTTTCATCGACCTCGACGGCGAAGAGGCCGATGTGGCCCGCGCGCTCCTCGAATCTCTCGAGGAGGAAGCCATACCTTGA
- a CDS encoding MFS transporter encodes MFAGYRSAFARRGAASFCIAGVLSRFFVGIYPLGLLLLLALPTGEYGKAALVSGCWTIGNALSSPAAGMIADRFGQRKTLLLSIFAHAALAAMLLGSVALGSSLPIILPLAFLLGASVVNTGPMTRARWATMWPDETPERSAAYSVETVLDEVVFAIGPLATAILAVQVSPYLAVATALLLTVAGATWLLFQRHTEPPRQPPVARGHRRLAARYPGMPFLLVLLTAVGAACGAAEVLLVARCDDLGTPGGSGLVLACFAVGSGVSAILYGSRTRSGPTSLRLALSASAFGLLPLLYFTANSLPALMAWSAVNGLSMAPTVINAFHLLDELVPAAIQTEGMNWVWSSLSLGFGAGTATVGKVADEMGARPTFFLPVLCALSAAATAHLLNSRLKSKTKQEQLQTP; translated from the coding sequence GTGTTTGCCGGTTACCGCAGCGCCTTCGCCAGGCGCGGGGCAGCGTCTTTCTGCATCGCGGGCGTATTATCTCGCTTTTTTGTCGGGATCTACCCGCTGGGCTTGCTTCTTCTGTTGGCCTTGCCAACCGGCGAGTATGGAAAAGCTGCGCTGGTGAGCGGCTGCTGGACGATCGGAAACGCACTCAGCAGTCCCGCCGCCGGGATGATCGCAGACCGTTTCGGACAACGCAAAACCCTGCTCTTGTCCATTTTCGCACATGCCGCACTCGCCGCGATGCTACTCGGGTCAGTCGCACTCGGATCATCTCTGCCGATCATCCTGCCACTGGCGTTTCTTCTTGGTGCTTCGGTCGTCAACACCGGCCCGATGACGCGAGCGCGATGGGCGACAATGTGGCCGGACGAAACCCCTGAGAGATCGGCCGCTTACTCGGTCGAAACCGTTTTGGACGAGGTCGTCTTCGCCATCGGCCCCCTCGCGACAGCGATCCTCGCGGTCCAGGTTTCACCGTACCTGGCCGTCGCTACGGCACTTCTCCTCACCGTCGCCGGTGCGACTTGGCTGCTGTTCCAGCGTCATACCGAGCCACCCAGGCAACCCCCGGTCGCTCGGGGGCATCGACGCCTCGCCGCACGATACCCGGGCATGCCATTCCTACTGGTCCTGCTGACCGCGGTAGGGGCCGCCTGCGGCGCGGCGGAAGTGCTGCTCGTCGCACGCTGTGACGACCTGGGCACACCAGGTGGCTCCGGCCTCGTACTCGCATGTTTCGCGGTGGGCAGTGGCGTCTCGGCCATCCTGTACGGCTCTCGGACACGAAGTGGGCCAACGTCTCTCCGGCTCGCCTTGAGCGCCTCGGCGTTCGGCTTGCTCCCTCTCCTCTACTTCACGGCGAACAGCCTGCCCGCCCTCATGGCTTGGTCTGCGGTCAACGGTCTCAGCATGGCACCGACCGTCATCAACGCTTTTCATCTGCTCGACGAGCTTGTTCCGGCGGCGATCCAGACCGAGGGAATGAACTGGGTGTGGTCCAGCCTCTCGCTCGGCTTCGGCGCGGGAACCGCCACCGTCGGCAAGGTCGCTGACGAAATGGGCGCCCGGCCGACATTCTTTCTCCCCGTGCTATGCGCACTGTCGGCCGCCGCTACCGCGCACCTGCTAAATTCCCGACTTAAATCGAAAACAAAACAAGAACAATTGCAGACTCCTTGA
- a CDS encoding helix-turn-helix domain-containing protein, with product MSASLASKSAEYGFDGGTGRTAVDKAMVVLAALITSEVTLSLTQLSQRTCLAKATVHRILAALQSHGMIIRTGDKYSAGVMVQPRRNSEDGIFTSLQQHSTPYLVELHQMTGHTASVSVLIGESVQHVNQIFGHRTPRLPSMASAGKCLPATAIDQVLHAYQVGHGTRRLSAAANDELSEIRRIGLAHVDDAARKVTSVAVPLTGVQHPAALALAGHFGQVDVISAARVLRRAAFEFSRALMVYRAAMNNPVQRSVSHG from the coding sequence ATGAGCGCTTCTTTGGCAAGTAAGTCGGCGGAGTACGGCTTCGACGGCGGCACGGGGCGTACTGCCGTGGACAAGGCGATGGTCGTTCTGGCGGCATTGATCACGAGCGAAGTCACGCTCAGTCTTACCCAGCTCAGTCAGCGCACCTGCCTGGCGAAAGCGACTGTGCACAGGATTCTCGCGGCGCTGCAGTCCCACGGTATGATCATCAGGACGGGGGACAAGTACTCGGCCGGCGTTATGGTGCAGCCGCGCCGCAATAGCGAGGACGGTATTTTCACGTCGCTCCAGCAGCACTCCACGCCTTATCTTGTAGAGCTCCACCAAATGACCGGGCACACCGCGAGCGTCAGCGTATTGATTGGCGAGTCGGTGCAGCACGTCAATCAGATATTCGGGCACCGGACCCCAAGGTTGCCGAGTATGGCCTCGGCTGGGAAATGCCTTCCCGCGACTGCGATAGACCAGGTGCTTCACGCTTATCAGGTCGGGCACGGCACCAGGCGTCTCTCCGCCGCGGCTAACGATGAATTATCGGAGATTCGCCGTATCGGCCTCGCGCATGTGGACGACGCCGCACGAAAGGTCACGAGCGTCGCGGTTCCGCTCACGGGGGTGCAGCATCCTGCCGCGCTGGCGCTGGCCGGTCACTTCGGGCAAGTAGACGTGATTTCAGCGGCCAGGGTGCTCAGGCGGGCGGCCTTCGAGTTCAGCAGGGCACTGATGGTATATCGGGCAGCCATGAACAATCCGGTTCAGCGGTCCGTATCCCATGGTTGA